The following proteins are co-located in the Bos indicus isolate NIAB-ARS_2022 breed Sahiwal x Tharparkar chromosome 8, NIAB-ARS_B.indTharparkar_mat_pri_1.0, whole genome shotgun sequence genome:
- the LOC139184426 gene encoding olfactory receptor 13C8-like: MGRTNDSVLREFVLTGLSAHPELQTVFFVLVLCMYLMILLGNGVLISVIICYSHLHTPMYFLLCNLSFLDICYTSSSVPLILDSFLTVRKRVSFSGCMVQMFLSFAMGATECVLLGMMALDRYVAICYPLRYPVIMRKGAYMPMAAGSWVAGIVDSVVQTSLALQLPFCADNVINHFVCDFLAILKLACADISINVISMAGSNLIVLVIPLLVISISYIFIVATILRIPSTEGKRKAFSTCSAHLTVVIVFFVTIFFMYAKPKSKSSAGTDNQDIIEALISLLYGVMTPMLNPLIYSLRNKDVKIAVRNMLGRKNFSDGI, translated from the coding sequence ATGGGAAGAACCAATGATTCCGTGTTGAGAGAATTTGTTCTGACTGGGCTTTCTGCTCACCCAGAGCTCCAGACAGTATTCTTTGTGCTAGTTCTGTGTATGTACCTGATGATCCTGCTGGGAAATGGAGTCCTTATCTCTGTAATCATCTGTTATTCTCATTTGCACACCCCCAtgtatttcctcctctgtaatcTTTCCTTCCTGGACATTTGCTatacaagctcctctgtcccattAATTCTTGACAGTTTTCTTACAGTAAGGAAAAGGGTTTCCTTCTCTGGATGCATGGTGCAAATGTTTCTCTCTTTTGCCATGGGAGCCACAGAGTGTGTACTTCTGGGCATGATGGCActtgaccgctatgtggccatctgctaCCCACTGAGATACCCTGTCATCATGAGAAAAGGTGCTTACATGCCCATGGCAGCTGGATCCTGGGTTGCAGGTATTGTTGACTCAGTGGTGCagacatctcttgcattgcaattACCATTTTGTGCTGACAATGTAATTAACCATTTTGTTTGTGATTTTCTGGCTATCCTAAAATTGGCCTGTGCTGATATTTCAATTAATGTGATCAGCATGGCAGGGTCAAATCTGATTGTTCTAGTTATTCCATTGCTAGTAATTTCCATCTCTTACATTTTCATTGTTGCCACTATTCTAAGAATTCCTTCCACTGAAGGAAAACGtaaggccttctccacctgctcagCCCATCTCACAGTAGTGATTGTATTCTTTGTAACAATCTTCTTCATGTATGCTAAGCCCAAATCTAAAAGCTCCGCTGGTACAGATAATCAAGACATCATTGAGGCCCTCATCTCTCTCCTCTATGGAGTGATGACTCCCATGCTCAATCCTCTCATCTATAGTCTGAGGAACAAGGATGTAAAAATTGCTGTGAGGAACATGCTGGGTAGGAAAAACTTCTCTGATGGAATATGA